In Paenibacillus sp. BIC5C1, a genomic segment contains:
- a CDS encoding methyl-accepting chemotaxis protein, with protein MVGFFKKRLVVRIVAIVTLVIMIISAGSMLLQLANMKLAAQEAISSYNIQIAESYVKQLDTGPYVEFAKDPKENDVFLKIRDELDDFRVSIGAMYVYFVKIDDAGTPLIMVDGMKDSDKASPINEVTDIPGDAVQKLLQGKTASSPIINNEEYGEYISSYAPILDSKGTLTGVIGIDTAVSVIGSIESDIMKSSIPLYALLLFITLAGVAVVLWFIVRGLRPLKPLKASVEQMAQGELAEANRILTAYRLQSEDEIGSTFKAMIHMSGDLNKMIGDMVAGVSVTTDILSKSTEQFSRDAEDMLIMNKSVDQSVQQIRQGAHTQKQGAGDSANAMEEIAKGITDISESSTAVSDAATTALATAQSGKQSMMQMKKQMESISAVSAEVVAMVQVLNNFSQQIGGALHTVRDFASQTKLLALNASIEAAHAGEHGKGFAVVADEVRKLAEASSASVQAISDLLLGIQQESQHIGSQMDVTSQEIGQGVTSTAEAELAFTHMVEAFRVVTHRIQEVSAAAEEISAGSEEAAASVNTISQISSGVSDHSDDIYRLTGEQSSMFQKVAQTSTLLRRQTIELSEAVRKVKV; from the coding sequence ATGGTCGGTTTTTTCAAAAAACGTTTGGTTGTTCGCATTGTTGCCATAGTTACATTGGTCATTATGATTATATCTGCGGGAAGCATGCTGCTTCAGTTGGCGAATATGAAGCTAGCCGCGCAGGAGGCCATATCGAGTTACAATATTCAGATTGCCGAGAGTTATGTGAAACAGCTGGATACAGGGCCATATGTGGAATTTGCCAAAGATCCCAAGGAAAACGACGTGTTCTTGAAGATTCGTGATGAGCTGGATGATTTTCGTGTGAGCATCGGTGCGATGTATGTGTATTTTGTGAAAATAGACGATGCAGGCACGCCTCTCATTATGGTGGACGGCATGAAAGATTCAGATAAAGCATCACCGATCAATGAAGTGACGGATATCCCAGGCGATGCAGTCCAAAAGCTTCTGCAAGGGAAAACAGCCAGTTCCCCTATCATTAATAACGAGGAGTATGGCGAATATATTTCCTCTTACGCTCCGATTTTGGACAGCAAGGGGACCTTAACGGGTGTGATAGGAATCGATACAGCTGTATCGGTCATTGGAAGCATTGAGTCAGATATTATGAAATCCAGCATTCCATTGTATGCCCTGTTGTTATTCATTACGCTTGCAGGCGTCGCGGTTGTATTGTGGTTCATCGTAAGAGGACTGCGACCGCTGAAACCGCTGAAGGCAAGCGTCGAACAAATGGCGCAAGGTGAGCTGGCGGAAGCCAACCGAATTCTGACAGCGTATCGGCTGCAAAGTGAGGATGAGATTGGCAGCACATTCAAGGCGATGATTCATATGTCTGGGGACTTAAATAAAATGATCGGCGATATGGTCGCAGGTGTCTCGGTTACCACTGATATCCTCTCCAAATCAACGGAACAATTCAGTCGTGATGCAGAAGACATGCTTATAATGAATAAGAGCGTTGACCAGTCCGTACAGCAAATTAGACAGGGCGCACACACCCAGAAGCAAGGTGCTGGTGACAGCGCCAATGCGATGGAGGAAATCGCCAAAGGTATTACGGACATTTCAGAGTCTTCTACAGCCGTGTCTGACGCCGCAACAACTGCGCTTGCTACGGCACAATCAGGTAAGCAGAGCATGATGCAAATGAAGAAACAGATGGAGAGCATTTCGGCTGTATCTGCTGAAGTTGTAGCCATGGTCCAAGTGCTTAACAACTTCTCGCAGCAAATCGGCGGTGCGCTTCATACGGTGCGGGATTTTGCGAGTCAGACCAAGCTACTGGCGCTGAATGCTTCAATTGAAGCCGCTCATGCAGGAGAGCATGGGAAGGGATTTGCCGTTGTAGCGGATGAAGTACGAAAATTGGCGGAGGCTTCAAGCGCATCTGTGCAGGCGATATCCGATTTGTTGCTTGGCATTCAGCAGGAGTCCCAGCACATCGGATCACAGATGGATGTTACCTCGCAAGAAATCGGCCAGGGGGTGACGAGCACAGCAGAAGCAGAGCTTGCCTTCACGCATATGGTTGAGGCGTTTCGTGTGGTAACACATCGTATCCAGGAAGTATCCGCAGCAGCGGAGGAGATATCGGCGGGTTCCGAGGAAGCGGCAGCCTCGGTCAATACGATCTCGCAAATTTCATCCGGCGTTTCAGATCATTCGGATGACATTTATCGTTTGACAGGGGAACAGTCGAGCATGTTCCAGAAGGTGGCACAAACGTCCACCCTGCTGAGGCGGCAAACGATTGAGTTGAGCGAAGCTGTAAGAAAAGTAAAGGTATAA
- a CDS encoding LysR family transcriptional regulator, translating to MNLEQLEYVVEIAKTQSFSAASEHLHVTQSAISQSVHRLENELGMILFERSRHGTFPTLEGKQFIAKALDILQRIDELKSLNAETSSLTGDLHVATFPSVMPYLVQTAADMKREHPQLNIAIEEKGSMEIIEDIRNNRTHLGFIAIYAKQLREFDGLHFSPMYSGKLVVCTHHQSDLAKLNRVTPEQLKEHKLALYRDGFIEDFLQEFAYDYGPLSILFKTNNSEAITTVLRNNIAATIGHDFSFHQHPLWKEGIAKMVEIASIEQPKMQIGFVQTESKEVAIAAERFAQRFRQAIELDQL from the coding sequence ATGAATCTGGAACAGCTTGAATATGTAGTTGAAATTGCCAAAACCCAATCGTTCTCGGCCGCCTCGGAGCACCTGCACGTCACTCAGTCGGCGATCAGCCAATCTGTGCATCGTCTTGAAAATGAGCTGGGTATGATCCTGTTCGAACGCTCGCGGCATGGAACGTTCCCCACCCTTGAAGGCAAACAGTTTATTGCCAAGGCACTCGATATTTTGCAGCGCATCGATGAATTGAAATCACTGAATGCGGAGACATCCTCGTTAACCGGAGACCTGCATGTTGCCACTTTTCCAAGTGTGATGCCTTACCTTGTTCAGACTGCTGCAGATATGAAACGCGAGCACCCTCAATTGAATATTGCCATTGAGGAGAAAGGTTCCATGGAAATTATTGAAGACATCCGTAACAACAGAACCCACCTGGGCTTCATCGCCATCTACGCCAAACAATTGCGGGAATTCGATGGACTGCATTTCAGTCCCATGTATTCAGGTAAACTGGTCGTATGCACTCATCACCAATCCGATCTAGCCAAGCTTAACCGGGTTACTCCCGAACAATTAAAAGAACATAAGCTGGCTCTGTATCGTGATGGATTCATCGAAGATTTCCTGCAGGAGTTCGCGTATGATTACGGCCCTCTGTCCATCCTCTTCAAAACGAACAACTCGGAAGCAATCACCACCGTTTTAAGAAATAATATTGCCGCTACCATTGGCCATGACTTCTCCTTCCACCAACATCCGCTATGGAAAGAAGGCATTGCAAAAATGGTAGAGATTGCCTCGATCGAGCAACCTAAAATGCAAATCGGCTTCGTGCAGACCGAATCCAAGGAGGTTGCCATAGCCGCTGAGCGATTTGCTCAACGCTTCAGACAGGCAATTGAGCTGGACCAGTTATGA